The Deltaproteobacteria bacterium genomic sequence GGTGCGCGATGAGCGCCTTGCTCCAGCCCGTCAGCGACGCGAGCGTGTTCAGCTCCTGCTGGTGCCGCGTGTCGAGCGCCCTCTTGTACTGCTCACCCGCGGGGCAGCTCAGGTCGCCCTTCCACGGGTGGCGCAGGATGTAGCGGGCCTGAAAGGTGCTCTGGTCGCCGGTCTCCTGGAAGACGAGGTCCTCGGGGAAGTGCTCGGCGTCGTAG encodes the following:
- a CDS encoding DUF2330 domain-containing protein codes for the protein YDAEHFPEDLVFQETGDQSTFQARYILRHPWKGDLSCPAGEQYKRALDTRHQQELNTLASLTGWSKALIAHRMGPNAPGADPANQPWYKRLWK